One Purpureocillium takamizusanense chromosome 1, complete sequence genomic window carries:
- a CDS encoding DNA-directed DNA polymerase (EggNog:ENOG503P09J~COG:A), translating to MKSMRGLLHTTSLQEAEERRRASHGPVSLAGQKRSWSSNDGGQSERAPVSHGLVQFQRAASLPAAPTRLSASSIVSARRQTGTSEYSQRKLLAATPTSSRDPELDLSHRTYDLPSQLVGNLASLGIKQIYPWQKNCLKGPGLLDGERNLVYCAPTGGGKSLVADCKP from the coding sequence ATGAAGAGCATGAGAGGCCTCTTACACACGACCAGCCTGCAAGAAGCTGaagagcgacggcgagcttccCATGGCCCAGTGTCTCTTGCGGGCCAGAAGCGAAGCTGGTCAAGCAATGATGGCGGCCAAAGTGAGCGGGCGCCCGTGTCACACGGCCTCGTTCAGTTCCAACGCGCTGCAAGCCTCCCTGCGGCTCCAACCCGCCTGTCCGCGAGCAGCATCGTGAGTGCGCGGAGGCAGACCGGCACGTCTGAATACTCCCAGCGAAAGCTGTTAGCAGCCACGCCGACCTCGTCCCGGGATCCGGAGCTGGACCTCTCCCATCGCACATACGATCTGCCATCCCAGCTTGTCGGCAACCTTGCCTCTCTAGGTATCAAACAGATTTACCCATGGCAAAAGAATTGTCTGAAAGGCCCCGGGCTTTTGGACGGAGAGAGGAACCTAGTATACTGCGCCCCAACTGGCGGAGGCAAATCGCTGGTCGCAGACTGTAAGCCGTAG